Below is a genomic region from Coprobacter tertius.
AAACCATTTTATCGGAGATGGCCATATCAGGTTTTTTTCTCCTTTTTGTAATCTTTCGACATATGGTTTTAACTCCTCATAGGTGATTAGGGGCACCTGTTCGGAAAAAGTTTTATATTCAGAAATAGAGCCGAAATGATATTTTTGTCCTATTTCGGTATTTTTTGCAGTCTCCAGTAAATTTTTTAACTGGTTTTGCTGTATTTCTTTGCCGTATTTCCCGTATAATGCGATTTCTTTTTGTCGGGATGAAAAAATACGGCGGAGAATCCAAGTAGTATTCATTTTCATTTTTTAAAATACAGGTACAAATTTAAGTAAATATTGCCAGTAGTACAACCGGTTTTGTTAAATAAAAAGCCTGTGAGTGTGTTTGTGAGAGAATAGTTTATTATAACTTATTATATTGGATAACGAACTATTCTCCCCATTCCGACGGTTCTGGTCCCATCGTAAGTTCCAAAGTCGCTCCGGCGATTATTTCTTCGTGTGTAATATAGCTACGGTCAAGAGTTTTTCCGTTTAATTTGGCTTCCTGTATGTAAACGTTTCGGGAAGAATTATTTCTTGCGATAATAGTAAATGATTTCCCGTCGGCATATTGTTTGTCTAATGTAAATGTGATTTTGTCGAAAACAGGACTGGTAATTTCGTATTTTCCATCCCCCGGACAAACGGGATAGATACCCGATGCTGCCATGATATACCAGGCAGACATTTGCCCTACATCTTCATTTCCAACCAGCCCCATTACCGAATTTTTGTAAGCCTTTTCACAGATCGTACGGGTGTATTTCTGGGTAAGGCTAGGTTTTCCTACTTTGTTGAAAAGGAAAGGTATGTGATGTACCGGTTCGTTTGCATGGTTATAAAATTGATTCCATAAAAAATCGTCAGGTGTATTTTCAAACATAGTTATTAAATCGTCTATAACCTTTTCTTTTCCACCCATCAGGGAAATCATGCCTTCTATATCATGAGGAACAAACCATCCTTGCTGATAAGGATTACATTCTACACAACCGTAAGCTTCTTGTAATCGTCCGTTTTCTGGGATATCCATCCATTTTCCGTTAGCGTTGCGTGGCCTGAACCACCCGTAATCTTTATCGAAAACATGTCGGTATGCTTGCGATTTATCTTCATATTGTTTGCTTTCATCGATTTTTCCCATCCAGTGTGCCAGTTGAGACAAGCACCAATCGGTATAGGCATATTCGAGCGTATGTGATATTGCACTGTTGCCGGGTGTAAACCCTAAAGGTTGGTTCCCGAAAAAATTCGATGAGTTGACAGCATATTGGTATGCCTTATTTGTATCGTAGTCTTTTATTCCTTTAGAATATGCATCGCAAAGTACCGAAATTGCCGGGTTTCCCAACATGCATCCGCTATATGCATTAAGAAATTCCCATCTTTCATAATATTGTTTTCCAGATTGGTCTGCCAATTCGATAAGTGAATTCAGCAAGTCGTTTACTACCCGGGGATTTATGATAGTTTGTAATGGCATTTGAGCTCTGAAGACATCCCATCCACTAAAAATGGTGCGTTTATCGAACCGATCCGAAACATATATTTTCCCGTCTGCTCCCCGGTATTCCCCATTGATGTCGCTACATGTACGGGGATCGATTAAGGTATGGTATAATGCGGTATAAAAAACGACTTTGTCATCGTATGTACCTCCTTCTATTTTTATTTTCCCTAAATTTTCGTGCCATAACTTCTCGGCGTTTCTGTGAACCTGAGAAAAATCCCAACCTTTTATTTCCTGTTTCAGATTTTTCTCTGCGTTTTCAATGCTTGTAAAAGAAATGCCGGTTTTCAGTAAGATTTTTTCATTTTTATGAGTTTTGTAACCGGCATA
It encodes:
- a CDS encoding GH92 family glycosyl hydrolase; amino-acid sequence: MKFYFSFLLAIYLIFTAYPSQAENPRKYERYVNPFIGATTNTKASRTYHGLGKTFPGAATPFGMVQLSPNTITGGDNGSGYSYEHTTIEGFAFTQMSGVGWYGDLGNFLVMPTTGPLKTFAGTEKEPEDGYRSTYDKSSEKASAGYYSVFLSDYQIYAEATAAPHSGILCFTFPESDQSRIQIDLARRVGGTSTFQSIEIVNEYTIKGYMKCTPQGGGWGNGEGKADYTVFFYAQFSKPFDTYGIWSANIPDKKSRKLEDIVSAEYREYIKNADIYPKVNSFQGKHLGFYAGYKTHKNEKILLKTGISFTSIENAEKNLKQEIKGWDFSQVHRNAEKLWHENLGKIKIEGGTYDDKVVFYTALYHTLIDPRTCSDINGEYRGADGKIYVSDRFDKRTIFSGWDVFRAQMPLQTIINPRVVNDLLNSLIELADQSGKQYYERWEFLNAYSGCMLGNPAISVLCDAYSKGIKDYDTNKAYQYAVNSSNFFGNQPLGFTPGNSAISHTLEYAYTDWCLSQLAHWMGKIDESKQYEDKSQAYRHVFDKDYGWFRPRNANGKWMDIPENGRLQEAYGCVECNPYQQGWFVPHDIEGMISLMGGKEKVIDDLITMFENTPDDFLWNQFYNHANEPVHHIPFLFNKVGKPSLTQKYTRTICEKAYKNSVMGLVGNEDVGQMSAWYIMAASGIYPVCPGDGKYEITSPVFDKITFTLDKQYADGKSFTIIARNNSSRNVYIQEAKLNGKTLDRSYITHEEIIAGATLELTMGPEPSEWGE